The following are from one region of the Amycolatopsis sp. QT-25 genome:
- a CDS encoding papain-like cysteine protease family protein has translation MKTSFRRGLATACAGVAAMVALQAPAAAAPAGTAATTVPIKMQAQEKSNWCWDASGNTIAAWWGHSLTQTKFCQIAHDESGTDCANNQGYLSDQQRVFRWLGFSSVGSYSSSGQTLSFASVKGQVDARQPIGTRIGWRNGGGHMHVLYGYDNTNGATTVYYGDPWGSSPRYNQMSYNAYRSNNSFTWTHTVYGIKD, from the coding sequence GTGAAAACCTCATTCAGGCGCGGGCTGGCCACGGCCTGCGCCGGTGTCGCCGCGATGGTCGCCTTGCAGGCGCCCGCCGCCGCGGCGCCCGCCGGCACGGCCGCCACCACGGTCCCGATCAAGATGCAGGCACAGGAGAAGAGCAACTGGTGCTGGGACGCCAGCGGCAACACCATCGCCGCCTGGTGGGGGCACAGCCTGACGCAGACGAAGTTCTGTCAGATCGCGCACGACGAGTCCGGCACGGACTGTGCGAACAACCAGGGCTACCTCAGTGACCAGCAGCGCGTGTTCCGCTGGCTGGGGTTCAGCAGTGTCGGCAGCTACAGCTCCTCCGGCCAGACGTTGAGCTTCGCCTCCGTCAAGGGGCAGGTCGACGCGCGGCAGCCGATCGGTACCCGGATCGGGTGGCGCAACGGCGGCGGCCACATGCACGTGCTCTACGGCTACGACAACACGAACGGCGCGACGACGGTCTACTACGGCGACCCGTGGGGCTCGAGCCCCCGCTACAACCAGATGAGTTACAACGCCTACCGGTCCAACAATTCGTTCACCTGGACCCACACCGTCTACGGGATCAAGGACTGA
- the secD gene encoding protein translocase subunit SecD, which translates to MPRETARRGMTGRAVVSLVVLAATGYLLLTTAPRLGLDLRGGTQIVLETKDSPTVTADAETTDRTLEVLRRRVDALGVAEPMLARSGDDRIIVELPGVRDPREAVEVIGRTAQLSFHPVLGTGAASGDSRVLPDESGRPITLGPAALTGEGVDEALSSIDSQGGGWLVSVAFKGEAGRAWERLTGQAACSPPGDPARRVAIALDDKVISSPQVSPQIACGVGIVGGSTQITGQFSPAEAKDLALLINAGALPTPVEIIEQRTVGPTLGAAAIDASARAAVIGLTLTALFLLAVYRLAGLIAVGALVTYAAVSYAALLAAGATLTLPGLAGFVLAIGMAVDATVLVFERAREEHSVDRGGALPRSVSRGFSGALSAIVDSNVTTLLAAGLLFWLASGPVRGFGVTLSIGVVVALFISLVFTRLLLHLTMRGLVARRPRLSGLTHEGRIRQWVNRRDPGFLARPRRWLMVAGAVVIAAIAGLFVAGPNLGVEFTGGRVVEYSTSAPADVERVREAVSDAGFPRAVVQTSGEKDISVRTEPIDDGATERIRTAVASIAGDATEIRDERIGPSLGAELRAKAVIALCLAVLAQLIYLAVRFDWRLGVATVAALAQDVLLILGIFAWLGRSMDGVFLAALLTVIGYSVNDSVVVFDRVREVRGQRREEPFARVVGTAVLQTLPRTINTGIGVLFVLGALLFLGDGSLADFALALLLGLVAGTVSTVATAGPVTILLDKRWPGAGRPLRKTPRTRSREDNGAVV; encoded by the coding sequence GTGCCGCGCGAAACCGCGCGGCGAGGCATGACCGGGCGAGCCGTCGTCTCGCTGGTCGTCCTCGCCGCGACCGGGTACCTGTTGCTGACCACCGCCCCTCGGCTGGGGCTCGATCTGCGTGGTGGGACGCAGATCGTGCTGGAGACCAAGGATTCGCCCACCGTCACCGCCGACGCGGAAACCACCGACCGGACGCTCGAGGTGCTGCGCCGCCGGGTCGACGCGCTGGGCGTCGCCGAGCCCATGCTGGCCCGCTCGGGGGACGACCGGATCATCGTCGAACTGCCCGGAGTACGGGATCCGCGCGAAGCCGTCGAAGTGATCGGCCGCACCGCGCAACTGTCCTTCCACCCCGTGCTCGGCACCGGTGCCGCCTCCGGTGACTCCCGGGTCCTTCCCGACGAGAGCGGCCGTCCGATCACGCTCGGACCCGCCGCGCTGACCGGTGAAGGTGTCGACGAAGCACTTTCGTCGATCGATTCCCAAGGTGGCGGCTGGCTCGTTTCCGTCGCGTTCAAGGGGGAGGCCGGCCGGGCCTGGGAGCGGCTGACCGGGCAGGCCGCCTGTTCGCCACCCGGCGACCCGGCCCGCCGGGTGGCGATCGCGCTCGACGACAAGGTGATCTCGTCGCCGCAGGTGAGCCCGCAGATCGCCTGCGGGGTCGGGATCGTCGGCGGGAGCACGCAGATCACCGGGCAGTTCTCCCCGGCCGAGGCGAAGGATCTGGCGCTGCTGATCAACGCCGGCGCGCTGCCGACGCCGGTCGAGATCATCGAGCAGCGCACCGTCGGACCCACGCTCGGTGCCGCCGCCATCGACGCGAGCGCGCGTGCCGCCGTGATCGGCCTGACGCTGACCGCGCTGTTCCTGCTCGCGGTGTACCGACTGGCCGGGCTCATCGCCGTGGGCGCGCTGGTGACCTACGCCGCCGTCTCCTACGCCGCGCTGCTCGCCGCCGGCGCGACGCTCACCTTGCCGGGGCTCGCCGGATTCGTCCTGGCGATCGGCATGGCCGTCGACGCCACCGTGCTCGTCTTCGAAAGGGCGAGAGAGGAACACTCGGTCGATCGGGGAGGTGCACTGCCGCGGTCGGTCAGTCGCGGGTTCAGCGGCGCGTTGTCGGCGATCGTCGATTCGAACGTGACGACACTGCTCGCCGCGGGACTGCTGTTCTGGCTGGCGTCCGGCCCGGTGCGCGGATTCGGGGTGACGTTGTCGATCGGTGTCGTCGTCGCGTTGTTCATTTCGCTCGTGTTCACCCGCTTGCTGCTGCACCTGACGATGCGGGGCTTGGTCGCGCGCAGACCGCGGCTTTCCGGGCTCACCCACGAGGGCCGGATCCGCCAGTGGGTGAACCGCCGCGACCCCGGGTTCCTCGCCAGGCCGCGGCGCTGGCTGATGGTGGCGGGAGCGGTCGTCATCGCCGCGATCGCCGGGCTGTTCGTGGCCGGGCCGAACCTCGGCGTCGAGTTCACCGGCGGCAGGGTCGTCGAATACAGCACTTCGGCGCCCGCCGACGTCGAGCGGGTGCGGGAGGCCGTCTCCGACGCCGGATTCCCTCGCGCCGTCGTGCAGACGTCCGGAGAGAAGGACATCTCGGTCCGCACCGAACCGATCGACGACGGCGCCACCGAACGGATCAGAACCGCCGTCGCGTCGATCGCGGGTGACGCCACCGAGATCCGCGACGAGCGGATCGGCCCGAGCCTCGGCGCCGAACTGCGCGCCAAGGCGGTCATCGCGCTCTGTCTCGCGGTGCTGGCGCAGCTGATCTATCTGGCGGTGCGGTTCGATTGGCGGCTCGGGGTGGCCACGGTGGCCGCGCTCGCCCAGGACGTCCTGCTCATCCTGGGGATCTTCGCCTGGCTGGGCAGATCCATGGACGGCGTCTTCCTCGCCGCGTTGCTGACGGTGATCGGATACTCGGTCAACGACTCGGTGGTGGTCTTCGACCGGGTCCGCGAAGTGCGCGGGCAACGCCGCGAAGAGCCGTTCGCCCGCGTCGTCGGCACGGCGGTGCTCCAGACGCTGCCCCGGACGATCAACACCGGGATCGGGGTGCTGTTCGTCCTCGGGGCGCTGCTGTTCCTCGGGGACGGGTCGCTGGCGGACTTCGCCCTCGCGCTCCTGCTCGGTCTCGTCGCGGGCACAGTGTCCACAGTGGCCACCGCCGGTCCCGTCACGATCCTGCTCGACAAGCGGTGGCCCGGGGCCGGACGTCCCCTCAGGAAGACGCCGCGGACACGGTCGCGCGAAGACAACGGCGCGGTGGTGTGA
- a CDS encoding LysR family transcriptional regulator, with amino-acid sequence MELELRHLRIMCAIAELGSITKAANTLGMAQPALTAQLKRIERTLGGKLFLRDHTGTRPTALGLLVLERAKMVLPAVSSLHDEAARLAQHTGTGEPVTLRLGSATGPMLGALLQRLGTTHPDIHVATHTSWSSNKLADMTAEGALDFAFVGVCGDAAPPPETGLRWRTLAHHPVFVLMSARDERAQQNEVELGALADERWCATPGDGCFGDCFASACARSGFTPRSLYETDVLTCIEMVESGHAVVLCQPLFHEIPGIVAVPIAGNPLSWRNFVGWSERGEMGPFAAEMIALSRAVYGELIDRRPTYSKYLELNPGYGVDYTDAGVR; translated from the coding sequence ATGGAGCTGGAACTGCGCCACCTGCGTATCATGTGCGCGATCGCCGAACTCGGGAGTATCACCAAGGCGGCGAACACGCTCGGAATGGCGCAGCCTGCACTGACAGCACAACTGAAGCGCATCGAACGGACCCTCGGCGGGAAGCTCTTCCTGCGCGATCACACGGGTACCCGGCCGACCGCGCTCGGGCTTCTGGTCCTCGAGCGGGCCAAAATGGTGCTCCCCGCCGTGTCGTCCTTGCACGACGAGGCCGCGCGTCTCGCCCAGCACACCGGGACCGGTGAGCCGGTGACCCTGCGGCTCGGCTCGGCGACGGGGCCGATGCTGGGGGCGCTCCTGCAGCGTCTCGGCACCACCCATCCCGACATCCATGTCGCCACGCATACGTCGTGGTCGTCCAACAAACTCGCGGACATGACCGCGGAGGGCGCGCTGGACTTCGCCTTCGTCGGCGTCTGCGGGGACGCCGCGCCGCCACCGGAAACCGGTCTCCGCTGGCGGACGCTCGCGCACCATCCGGTGTTCGTGCTGATGTCGGCGCGGGACGAGCGCGCGCAGCAGAACGAGGTCGAACTCGGCGCGCTCGCGGACGAACGGTGGTGCGCGACGCCGGGCGACGGCTGCTTCGGCGACTGTTTCGCTTCCGCGTGCGCGCGGTCGGGGTTCACGCCGCGTTCGTTGTACGAGACCGATGTGCTGACCTGTATCGAGATGGTCGAGTCGGGACACGCGGTGGTGTTGTGTCAGCCGCTGTTCCACGAGATCCCGGGAATCGTCGCGGTCCCGATCGCGGGGAACCCGCTGAGCTGGCGGAATTTCGTCGGTTGGTCGGAGCGAGGGGAGATGGGCCCCTTCGCCGCGGAGATGATCGCGCTGTCCCGCGCGGTGTACGGCGAGCTGATCGACCGGCGGCCGACCTACTCGAAGTATCTGGAGTTGAACCCGGGTTATGGCGTCGACTACACGGACGCAGGAGTGCGCTGA
- a CDS encoding cation:proton antiporter, with product MIQSVLVGAVVVLAWTMTAARLERWQITAPMAMVAAGLAIGFSTRNDLGTGLNTEIALNAAELILALLLFVDATAVKGGYLGHDAKTAVRLLLIALPLTILIVMGVGLLVLPGVGWTVVLLIACIIAPTDFAPATSVVHDVRVPERVRHLLNVESGYNDGVVAPVFIFALTLAGSHHQANTPGEALQTAIPAALLAVLVGSVIGAAAAVAMNVTGRHGWSTRHSARVAAVALPLLTYTAAVAIGGNGFVAAFICGIAYKTARHPSEDELGLAEDVSSLCGLLMWFVFGSTAVLVLSFGLTWGVVLVSVVALTVARLVPVLITLLRTDFRWRDRMTIGLLAPRGAASIVFGLLAFNSLDGDAADIALSVMAVTVLASVAAHGVGASAFLNRKSKRS from the coding sequence ATGATCCAGAGCGTGCTCGTCGGCGCGGTCGTCGTGCTGGCCTGGACGATGACCGCGGCCCGGCTGGAGCGGTGGCAGATCACCGCGCCGATGGCGATGGTCGCGGCCGGGCTGGCGATCGGGTTCAGCACCCGCAACGATCTCGGCACCGGGCTCAACACCGAGATCGCGCTCAACGCGGCGGAACTGATCCTCGCCCTGCTGCTGTTCGTGGACGCCACCGCGGTCAAGGGCGGCTATCTCGGTCATGACGCCAAGACCGCGGTGCGGCTGCTGCTGATCGCGCTCCCGCTGACGATCCTGATCGTCATGGGCGTCGGCCTGCTGGTGCTGCCGGGCGTCGGCTGGACGGTGGTGCTGCTGATCGCCTGCATCATCGCCCCCACGGATTTCGCGCCCGCGACCTCGGTGGTGCACGACGTCCGGGTGCCCGAACGCGTACGGCATCTGCTGAACGTCGAAAGCGGCTACAACGACGGCGTCGTCGCCCCGGTGTTCATCTTCGCGCTCACCCTGGCGGGGAGCCATCACCAGGCGAACACCCCCGGCGAGGCGTTGCAAACCGCGATTCCGGCGGCGCTGCTGGCCGTGCTGGTGGGCTCCGTCATCGGTGCGGCGGCCGCGGTGGCGATGAACGTGACCGGCAGGCACGGCTGGTCGACGCGGCATTCCGCGCGGGTCGCGGCCGTCGCGCTGCCGCTGCTGACCTACACGGCCGCCGTCGCGATCGGCGGCAACGGCTTCGTCGCCGCGTTCATCTGCGGGATCGCCTACAAGACCGCCCGGCACCCGAGCGAAGACGAACTCGGGCTGGCCGAGGACGTCAGTTCGCTGTGCGGGCTGCTGATGTGGTTCGTCTTCGGCAGTACGGCGGTGCTGGTGCTGTCCTTCGGCCTCACCTGGGGGGTGGTGCTCGTCAGCGTCGTCGCGCTGACCGTCGCCCGGCTGGTCCCGGTGCTGATCACCTTGCTGCGGACGGACTTCCGGTGGCGGGACCGGATGACCATCGGCCTGCTGGCCCCGCGCGGCGCGGCGTCGATCGTGTTCGGTCTGCTGGCCTTCAACTCGCTCGACGGGGACGCGGCGGACATCGCTTTGAGCGTCATGGCGGTGACGGTGCTGGCGAGCGTCGCGGCGCACGGTGTCGGGGCTTCGGCGTTCCTGAACCGCAAGTCGAAGAGGTCGTAG
- a CDS encoding SDR family oxidoreductase has translation MSKYPELGLHGAHVAITGAGRGIGRATAERMAALGARVSIGDLDREAAKRTAADIGGTAHHLDVADPASFAAFLDDAEQANGPLAVLVNNAGIMPNGGFLDLSDALNRATMEVNFFGVVHGMRLALPGMLERGRGHIVNVASLAGKFPVKGLAIYNAGKFAVVGLTAATRLEYAPHGVSVSAVLPSAVDTALASGLDMRPIPKVKPGRIADAVVASVRTRAAEIAVPGYVGALATLAAVTPEPVLNAFRRLIRDDRALRPDSPERDGYRARLHQDIHREENA, from the coding sequence ATGAGCAAGTACCCGGAGCTCGGCCTCCACGGGGCACACGTGGCGATCACCGGCGCGGGCCGGGGCATCGGCCGGGCGACCGCGGAACGCATGGCCGCCCTCGGCGCGCGCGTGTCCATCGGCGATCTCGACCGCGAAGCCGCGAAGCGCACCGCCGCCGACATCGGCGGGACAGCGCATCACCTCGACGTCGCCGACCCGGCGTCCTTCGCCGCTTTTCTCGATGACGCCGAACAGGCGAACGGGCCGCTGGCGGTGCTCGTCAACAACGCGGGGATCATGCCCAACGGCGGCTTCCTCGACCTCTCCGACGCCCTGAACCGGGCGACCATGGAGGTGAACTTCTTCGGCGTCGTCCACGGTATGCGGCTGGCCCTGCCCGGCATGCTGGAGCGCGGACGCGGGCACATCGTCAACGTCGCGTCGCTGGCCGGGAAGTTCCCCGTCAAAGGGCTGGCGATCTACAACGCCGGCAAGTTCGCCGTCGTCGGGCTGACCGCGGCGACGCGGCTGGAGTACGCGCCGCACGGCGTGAGCGTCTCCGCCGTGTTGCCGTCGGCGGTCGACACCGCCCTCGCGTCCGGGCTCGACATGCGGCCGATCCCGAAGGTGAAGCCGGGCAGGATCGCCGACGCCGTCGTGGCTTCCGTCCGCACCAGGGCCGCGGAGATCGCCGTACCCGGCTACGTCGGCGCGCTCGCCACCCTCGCGGCCGTCACTCCCGAGCCGGTGCTCAACGCCTTCCGGCGGCTGATCCGGGACGACCGGGCCCTGCGCCCCGATTCACCCGAGCGGGACGGCTACCGCGCCCGCCTCCACCAGGACATCCACCGGGAGGAAAACGCATGA
- a CDS encoding NAD(P)/FAD-dependent oxidoreductase, whose product MNAQYDAVVVGAGFGGMGAAIQLNRLGYDNLLILDRESDLGGTWHVNRYPGLAVDIPSATYSYSFEPNPHWSRLFAPGAELKRYAEHVADEYRLRRYMRFGAVVTGAVWDEANAHWTVSLAEGEPVTAKYLLTATGFLSQPKKPDIAGIDTFGGKVVHTTAWDDGYDLAGKRVAVIGTGATAVQLIPELAKIARELTVYQRTPIWVSPKLDFPVPKAVRRAFAALPFTQRAARLTGTALLELMMVSGVLHYKQLPMANRLGKLWCHAHLRRQVRDPGLRAELTPRYSFGCKRPTFSNEYYPAFTKDHVHLETTSIAKIDETGIETTDGRRREIDVLVLATGFDLWEANFPAIEIIGRDGRNLGKWWRENRFQAYEGVAIPKFPNFVSLNSPYSYSGLSYFTTIETQMRHMDRLFGAMRRRGATEFEVTQEANDAFLDRMTERLGNSIFALGNCAPANSYYFNPHGEATLLRPSSTLNAVKEAGSFPLEDYTFA is encoded by the coding sequence ATGAACGCGCAGTACGACGCCGTCGTCGTCGGGGCCGGTTTCGGCGGGATGGGCGCGGCGATCCAGCTCAACCGTCTCGGCTACGACAACCTGCTCATCCTCGACCGCGAGTCCGACCTCGGCGGCACCTGGCATGTGAACCGCTATCCCGGCCTGGCCGTCGACATCCCGTCGGCCACCTACTCGTATTCGTTCGAGCCCAACCCGCACTGGTCGCGCCTCTTCGCACCGGGCGCGGAACTCAAGCGGTACGCCGAACACGTCGCGGACGAGTACCGGCTGCGGCGATACATGCGGTTCGGTGCGGTGGTCACCGGCGCGGTCTGGGACGAGGCGAACGCGCACTGGACGGTCTCCCTCGCCGAGGGCGAGCCGGTCACCGCCAAGTACCTCCTCACCGCGACAGGGTTCCTTTCCCAGCCGAAGAAACCCGACATCGCCGGGATCGACACCTTCGGCGGCAAGGTCGTCCACACCACCGCCTGGGACGACGGCTACGACCTCGCGGGCAAGCGGGTGGCGGTGATCGGCACCGGTGCGACGGCGGTCCAGTTGATTCCCGAGCTCGCGAAGATCGCCCGGGAACTGACCGTGTACCAGCGGACGCCGATCTGGGTGAGCCCGAAATTGGACTTCCCGGTGCCCAAGGCCGTCCGGCGCGCTTTCGCCGCCCTCCCGTTCACCCAGCGGGCCGCCCGGCTCACCGGGACCGCGCTGCTGGAACTGATGATGGTCTCCGGTGTCCTGCACTACAAGCAGCTGCCGATGGCGAACCGGCTCGGCAAGCTGTGGTGCCACGCGCATCTCCGCCGCCAGGTGCGGGATCCGGGGCTGCGCGCGGAACTGACGCCGCGCTATTCCTTCGGCTGCAAGCGTCCGACGTTCTCCAACGAGTACTACCCGGCGTTCACCAAGGACCACGTACACCTGGAGACGACGTCCATCGCGAAGATCGACGAGACCGGGATCGAGACCACCGACGGCCGGCGGCGGGAGATCGACGTCCTGGTGCTGGCCACCGGATTCGATCTGTGGGAGGCGAACTTCCCGGCGATCGAGATCATCGGGCGCGACGGCCGGAATCTCGGGAAGTGGTGGCGGGAGAACCGGTTCCAGGCCTACGAGGGGGTCGCGATCCCCAAGTTCCCGAACTTCGTTTCGCTCAACAGCCCGTATTCCTACTCGGGACTGTCCTATTTCACCACCATCGAGACGCAGATGCGGCATATGGACCGGCTCTTCGGCGCGATGCGGCGGCGCGGCGCCACCGAGTTCGAGGTCACGCAGGAGGCCAACGACGCGTTCCTCGACCGGATGACCGAACGCCTCGGTAATTCGATCTTCGCTCTCGGGAACTGTGCCCCGGCGAACAGCTACTACTTCAACCCGCACGGGGAGGCGACCCTGCTCCGTCCGTCCTCCACGCTGAACGCCGTCAAGGAGGCGGGGAGTTTCCCGCTCGAGGACTACACCTTCGCCTAG
- a CDS encoding LuxR family transcriptional regulator, with the protein MPTSGAASVFVARDIELAELVRVASRPPSVAVVEGEPGVGRSRLLEELVAHPGIAARVVWSARCVPFTRPCRLAPLVDALLGSGDVAATHAAGFSPVTGVLRRLIPEWSAWLPPFPENADDGTVRQQEFRAVREVLTGCGPAVLVLDDVHAADDDTWEFLRGLAASPAPSLSVVVSAVSGGPRRFPPLPGTAAQLSLRAFSAVQVRTLLDASFGRCAPEFAKAAHRRTSGIAVDLTALVQGSGEALPATVPPAVRSRVAGLLAAIGPAARDVVRAAAVLGSPAGEAELGAVAAPSCGEISGAVAEAVETGLLCDLGRGRYVPGSPLIGEAVYALLPGPHRCAMHGRAAERLAADDEPLASLVARHARLAGDLAGWTQWTGTAVDDAIEDGRTEEAGRLLEAALRDAELPRAARESFAVRLGRELPRSIAHADTVRLLREILREWPLSKAARGEIRVNLGQVLINQVGKVDAGRLEIELGAADLGRRQALLARGLVTLALPHIGTVPVEENLRWLAEAEQVSKGEHDAGVLAAIAANRLSARMQIADPGVWQDIADLPPVPESAEVCRQVARTYINLADAVAWNGYHPVARAYLATARRLIRDDHQPYLDALADGTELRLDLAMGQWASVAEKARAMLTRVDKDSSLAAEPLLVLGWYEYGQHRPAAALRSFDAAFALSAGSVPVQASAYAGRVAVHQAGKDLHAALRLAEYGLETVRRKNNWVWAAELMPFAVRTMLGLGQHVEARELLGEYRQGIDGKDAPVANASALLCRGLLTRARGETLPAGELLLGAAQAYHALPLPYFAAYADELAAGCFAEAGDLVRAVASFTTAETAYASLGAAVDALRCRRSLRRCDPEMPRRGRKGYGEALSPRELEVARLAARTLTNREIGERLFLSPRTVEIHIGRALRKLGLPSRTVLTEERLEGLTVKDTGR; encoded by the coding sequence ATGCCGACGAGCGGTGCGGCATCGGTGTTCGTGGCCCGCGACATCGAATTGGCCGAACTGGTGCGCGTCGCCTCGCGCCCGCCGTCGGTCGCCGTCGTCGAGGGTGAACCGGGTGTGGGCCGGAGCCGTCTGCTCGAAGAACTGGTCGCCCACCCCGGGATCGCTGCGCGCGTGGTCTGGTCCGCCCGGTGTGTTCCCTTCACCCGCCCGTGCCGGCTGGCGCCCTTGGTCGACGCGTTGCTGGGGAGCGGCGACGTGGCCGCCACCCACGCGGCGGGGTTCTCCCCGGTGACCGGCGTTCTGCGGCGGCTGATCCCCGAATGGTCGGCGTGGCTGCCGCCGTTCCCCGAAAACGCCGACGACGGCACCGTCCGGCAGCAGGAGTTCCGGGCCGTGCGCGAAGTGCTGACCGGGTGCGGTCCGGCGGTCCTGGTCCTCGACGACGTCCACGCCGCCGACGACGACACGTGGGAATTCCTGCGCGGGCTCGCGGCTTCTCCGGCGCCGTCGCTGAGCGTGGTGGTCAGCGCGGTTTCGGGTGGACCGCGGCGGTTCCCGCCGCTGCCGGGCACCGCCGCGCAGCTGTCCTTGCGGGCGTTCAGTGCCGTACAGGTGCGGACGCTGCTGGACGCGTCCTTCGGCCGCTGTGCCCCGGAGTTCGCCAAGGCGGCGCATCGGCGGACGTCCGGGATCGCCGTCGATCTGACGGCTCTGGTCCAAGGCTCCGGTGAGGCGCTCCCGGCGACCGTGCCGCCGGCCGTCCGAAGCCGTGTCGCCGGGCTCTTGGCGGCGATCGGCCCGGCCGCTCGGGACGTCGTCCGCGCGGCCGCGGTGCTGGGATCGCCTGCCGGGGAAGCGGAGCTCGGCGCGGTCGCGGCGCCGTCGTGCGGGGAGATCTCCGGCGCGGTCGCCGAAGCGGTGGAAACGGGACTGCTGTGCGATCTCGGCCGCGGCCGGTACGTCCCGGGAAGTCCGCTGATCGGTGAAGCGGTCTACGCCTTGCTTCCCGGGCCTCATCGGTGCGCGATGCACGGACGCGCCGCCGAGCGGCTCGCCGCGGACGACGAACCGCTCGCGTCGCTCGTCGCCCGCCACGCGCGGCTGGCGGGCGACCTCGCCGGGTGGACACAGTGGACCGGCACCGCGGTCGACGATGCCATCGAAGACGGCCGGACGGAGGAAGCGGGCCGTCTGCTCGAAGCGGCTTTGCGGGACGCGGAGCTGCCGCGGGCCGCACGCGAATCGTTCGCTGTCCGGCTCGGCAGGGAACTTCCGCGCAGCATCGCCCACGCGGACACGGTCCGGCTGCTGCGGGAGATCTTGCGCGAATGGCCGCTGAGCAAGGCCGCGCGAGGCGAGATCCGGGTCAATCTCGGTCAGGTGCTGATCAATCAGGTGGGCAAGGTCGACGCGGGCAGGCTCGAAATCGAACTGGGCGCGGCCGACCTCGGCAGGCGGCAGGCGCTGCTCGCCAGGGGATTGGTCACCCTGGCGCTACCGCATATCGGGACCGTGCCGGTGGAGGAGAACCTCCGCTGGCTCGCCGAGGCCGAGCAGGTGAGCAAGGGGGAACACGACGCGGGAGTGCTCGCCGCGATCGCCGCCAACCGGCTTTCCGCGCGGATGCAGATCGCCGACCCCGGGGTGTGGCAGGACATCGCCGACCTGCCACCCGTGCCGGAGTCGGCCGAGGTCTGCCGCCAGGTGGCCCGCACCTACATCAACCTGGCCGACGCGGTGGCGTGGAACGGGTATCACCCGGTCGCGCGGGCGTACCTCGCGACCGCGCGACGGCTGATCCGCGACGATCACCAGCCCTATCTCGACGCGCTGGCCGACGGCACGGAACTGCGTCTGGACCTCGCGATGGGGCAGTGGGCGAGCGTCGCGGAGAAGGCACGGGCGATGCTGACCCGGGTCGACAAGGACAGTTCGCTGGCGGCCGAGCCGCTGCTCGTGCTCGGCTGGTACGAGTACGGGCAGCACCGGCCGGCGGCGGCACTGCGCAGCTTCGACGCGGCGTTCGCGCTATCCGCCGGCAGCGTTCCGGTGCAGGCGTCGGCCTACGCGGGTCGCGTCGCGGTCCATCAGGCGGGCAAAGATCTCCATGCGGCGCTACGGCTGGCCGAGTACGGGCTGGAAACCGTGCGCCGCAAGAACAATTGGGTGTGGGCGGCCGAACTGATGCCGTTCGCCGTGCGCACCATGCTCGGGCTGGGGCAGCACGTCGAGGCGCGAGAGCTGCTCGGCGAATACCGGCAAGGCATCGACGGCAAGGACGCCCCGGTCGCGAACGCGTCCGCGCTGCTGTGCCGGGGGCTGCTCACCCGGGCGCGGGGCGAGACGCTGCCCGCCGGTGAGCTGCTGCTCGGTGCCGCGCAGGCGTATCACGCGCTGCCCCTCCCGTATTTCGCCGCCTACGCCGACGAACTCGCTGCCGGATGTTTCGCCGAAGCTGGAGACCTGGTGCGGGCCGTCGCTTCCTTCACCACCGCGGAAACGGCGTACGCGAGCCTCGGCGCCGCCGTGGACGCGCTCCGCTGCCGCCGGTCCCTGCGCCGCTGTGATCCGGAGATGCCCCGGCGCGGCCGCAAGGGTTACGGCGAAGCGTTGTCGCCGAGGGAACTCGAGGTCGCCCGGCTCGCCGCCCGGACCCTCACGAACCGGGAGATCGGCGAGCGGCTGTTCCTCTCGCCGCGGACGGTCGAAATCCACATCGGACGGGCGCTGCGCAAACTGGGGCTGCCGTCGCGGACCGTCCTGACCGAGGAGCGGCTCGAAGGACTGACGGTGAAGGATACGGGACGTTGA